One window from the genome of Pseudomonadota bacterium encodes:
- a CDS encoding Gldg family protein: MTRKWLSGGGLVLAAVLFISVNIVTGETLSSWRLDVTESRLFTLSKGTRNILKSLEEPIILRFYFSSKLFSGIPALQNYGQRIRDLLEEYVAVANGQLVLNVIDPEPFSEAEDQAVAYGVTQLPVSTTGDRGYLGLAGTNSTDDEQAIAFFQPEKEQSLEYEITKLIYALAHPKKRVIGVLSSLPVFGGAGQQESQWTLATMLREAFEIREIGQEAVEIGADVDTLLLIHPKTLSEQMRYAIDQFVLKGGKAMVFVDPFAEEDRSAPPPENPGALPQFESNLPDLFEKWGLKLVAGKVAGDLESALRVSYNGPAGPQQIEYLPWLRLGRGHFNREDFVTNELKTINVGTAGVLEKVAAAGTSFTPLISTGQRAALLEREMVMFNRDPAALLQGFAPGDKALTLAARISGKVKTAFPKGRPKKLETDASDAGFVAESKNPVNLIVVADTDLLSDRFWVQVQNFLGLRVPSAFADNGNFVINALDNLGGNDDLISLRSRGEYARPFTRVEAIQREAEARFRDRERALQAKLEETERKIQEMQSKKEEGSALLLSPEQKQAIEAFRGEQIATRKELRAVQHDLRKNIERLGDQLRFINIGLVPILIGLFGMGLGMVRARRHP; encoded by the coding sequence ATGACGCGCAAGTGGCTCTCGGGAGGAGGATTGGTGCTGGCGGCGGTGTTATTCATTTCCGTCAATATAGTGACCGGCGAGACCTTAAGCTCCTGGCGATTGGACGTGACCGAGAGCCGGTTGTTTACGCTCTCGAAGGGCACCCGCAACATCCTCAAGTCACTCGAGGAACCGATCATTCTCAGATTCTATTTCTCCTCGAAGCTGTTCTCGGGGATCCCGGCGCTGCAAAACTACGGTCAGCGCATCCGCGACTTGTTGGAAGAATATGTCGCCGTAGCCAACGGTCAACTGGTCTTGAATGTCATCGATCCCGAGCCTTTTTCCGAGGCCGAGGACCAGGCGGTGGCCTACGGCGTCACGCAGTTACCGGTTAGCACCACGGGTGATCGCGGGTATCTAGGGCTCGCCGGCACCAACTCGACCGACGACGAGCAAGCCATCGCCTTCTTCCAACCGGAAAAAGAGCAGTCTCTGGAGTATGAGATCACGAAGCTCATCTATGCCCTCGCGCATCCCAAGAAACGCGTGATCGGCGTGCTCAGTTCCCTACCGGTGTTCGGAGGGGCCGGGCAGCAGGAGTCGCAGTGGACCCTCGCGACGATGTTGCGGGAAGCGTTTGAGATCAGGGAGATCGGGCAGGAGGCGGTGGAGATCGGCGCGGACGTGGACACCTTGCTATTGATCCATCCCAAAACGCTGTCCGAGCAGATGCGCTACGCGATCGATCAGTTCGTGCTCAAGGGCGGTAAGGCGATGGTCTTCGTCGATCCGTTCGCCGAGGAAGACCGCTCCGCGCCGCCCCCGGAGAATCCCGGCGCCTTGCCGCAATTCGAATCCAACCTGCCCGATCTTTTCGAGAAATGGGGGCTGAAGCTCGTCGCAGGCAAAGTGGCCGGCGATTTGGAGTCGGCGCTTCGCGTCTCCTATAACGGTCCCGCCGGGCCCCAACAAATCGAATATCTGCCGTGGCTGCGCCTGGGCCGCGGGCACTTCAACCGCGAGGATTTCGTGACCAACGAGCTTAAAACCATCAATGTCGGCACCGCCGGTGTCTTGGAGAAAGTCGCTGCCGCCGGCACCAGCTTCACGCCGCTCATCTCCACCGGTCAGCGCGCCGCGTTATTGGAGCGGGAGATGGTGATGTTCAACCGCGATCCGGCGGCGCTGCTCCAGGGCTTTGCTCCGGGCGATAAAGCACTGACGTTGGCCGCGCGCATCAGCGGTAAAGTCAAAACCGCCTTTCCCAAGGGCCGGCCAAAAAAGCTCGAGACCGATGCCAGCGATGCCGGTTTTGTCGCGGAATCCAAGAATCCCGTCAATCTGATCGTGGTGGCCGACACCGATCTCTTGAGCGACCGCTTCTGGGTGCAGGTACAGAACTTCCTGGGGCTGCGGGTGCCTTCGGCGTTCGCGGACAACGGCAATTTCGTGATCAACGCCCTCGACAACCTCGGGGGTAACGACGACCTCATCAGCTTGCGCAGCCGCGGCGAGTATGCGCGGCCGTTCACGCGCGTCGAAGCCATTCAACGGGAAGCCGAGGCGCGTTTCCGCGACCGCGAGCGCGCCCTGCAAGCCAAGCTCGAGGAGACCGAGCGCAAGATCCAAGAGATGCAAAGCAAGAAAGAGGAGGGCAGCGCCCTGCTTCTGAGCCCGGAGCAAAAACAGGCGATCGAGGCGTTCCGCGGCGAGCAGATCGCGACGCGCAAGGAGCTGCGCGCCGTGCAGCACGATCTGCGCAAGAATATCGAACGTTTGGGCGACCAGTTGCGCTTTATCAACATCGGTTTGGTGCCGATCTTGATCGGGTTGTTCGGAATGGGTCTGGGGATGGTGCGCGCACGGCGCCACCCCTGA
- a CDS encoding ABC transporter permease subunit: MRTTFAIFKRELHAYFATPIAYVFIVIFLLLTGVFTFYLGGFYESNQADLDAFFQFHPWLYLFLIPAISMRLWAEERKAGTVELLMTLPVSLTQAVLGKYLAAWCFTTLALALTFPIWITVNYLGDPDNGVIVAGYLGSLIMAGGFLAIGGCFSALTKSQVVAFVLSMAVCFCFVLSGFPIVLDLFQAWMPQALIDAIGSFSFLTHFSAIRKGVIDVRSLVYFLSLIAFWLYATTVAIDARKAS; encoded by the coding sequence ATGAGGACTACGTTCGCGATTTTCAAACGGGAGCTTCATGCCTATTTCGCGACGCCCATCGCTTATGTCTTTATCGTAATCTTCTTGTTGTTGACCGGGGTCTTTACCTTTTATCTCGGCGGCTTCTACGAGAGCAATCAAGCCGATCTCGATGCCTTTTTCCAGTTCCATCCGTGGCTGTATTTATTTTTGATCCCGGCGATCTCGATGCGCCTTTGGGCCGAGGAGCGTAAGGCGGGAACGGTCGAGCTGTTGATGACGCTGCCGGTGTCGTTGACTCAAGCGGTGTTGGGCAAGTATCTGGCGGCCTGGTGTTTCACCACCTTGGCGCTGGCTTTGACGTTTCCGATCTGGATCACCGTGAACTACTTGGGCGATCCGGACAATGGTGTCATCGTGGCCGGATATCTCGGGAGTTTGATCATGGCCGGCGGGTTTCTCGCCATCGGGGGGTGCTTCTCGGCGCTGACGAAGAGTCAGGTCGTTGCCTTCGTGCTCAGCATGGCGGTCTGCTTCTGCTTCGTGCTCAGCGGTTTCCCCATCGTGCTCGATTTGTTCCAAGCCTGGATGCCGCAAGCGCTGATCGATGCCATCGGCTCCTTCAGCTTCCTCACGCATTTTTCCGCGATTCGCAAGGGTGTCATCGATGTGCGGAGCCTGGTCTATTTTCTTAGCCTGATCGCCTTTTGGTTATACGCCACGACGGTAGCGATCGATGCACGCAAAGCCAGTTAA
- a CDS encoding ABC transporter ATP-binding protein: protein MHAIEVKHLSKDFGILQAVTDVSFTVDRGDVLGFLGPNGAGKSTAMKMIAGFLEPSAGTVTVCGHDVVEKPVAVKSKIGYLPEGAPLYGEMTPLGFLEFIAEVRGLSPRQREEGIADVVQKIHLEGVLQQRIETLSKGYKRRVGLAQALLHDPEVLVLDEPTDGLDPNQKHEVRTLIKEMAPRKAIIISTHILEEVDAVCTRAIIIGRGRVLFAGTPAELEARSRYYNAVALVLNHGAAGNAKKRLLTLRNVEDIEELPVRDGLVRLLVLPKNRRSIIAEIGETVRGNGWEVDELRVETGHLDEVFRTITADFNEGARA from the coding sequence ATGCACGCGATCGAAGTCAAGCATCTCAGTAAGGATTTTGGCATTTTGCAGGCGGTCACCGATGTGTCTTTCACGGTTGACCGTGGCGATGTCCTTGGCTTTCTCGGACCCAATGGGGCGGGTAAATCCACGGCCATGAAAATGATCGCGGGGTTCCTCGAGCCGAGCGCGGGGACCGTGACGGTGTGTGGCCACGACGTGGTCGAGAAGCCCGTCGCCGTCAAATCCAAGATCGGTTACTTACCCGAGGGCGCGCCGCTCTATGGCGAGATGACGCCGCTCGGCTTTCTCGAGTTCATCGCCGAGGTGCGGGGGCTGTCCCCCCGGCAGAGAGAGGAGGGAATTGCCGATGTCGTGCAGAAGATTCACCTTGAAGGCGTTCTCCAGCAACGCATCGAGACGCTTTCCAAAGGCTACAAGCGCCGCGTCGGTCTCGCCCAGGCCCTGCTGCATGATCCGGAGGTCTTGGTCCTGGACGAGCCGACCGATGGCCTCGATCCGAATCAAAAGCACGAAGTCCGCACGCTCATCAAGGAGATGGCCCCTCGTAAGGCGATCATCATCTCGACGCATATTCTCGAAGAGGTCGATGCAGTCTGCACCCGCGCCATCATCATCGGGCGCGGCCGGGTGCTCTTTGCCGGGACGCCGGCCGAGCTCGAAGCGCGCTCCCGGTATTACAACGCCGTTGCCCTGGTCCTGAACCATGGCGCGGCGGGCAATGCCAAGAAGCGCTTGTTGACCTTGAGGAACGTCGAGGACATCGAGGAGCTCCCGGTGCGCGATGGGTTGGTGCGTTTGCTGGTGCTGCCGAAGAACCGCCGCTCGATCATCGCCGAGATCGGCGAGACCGTACGCGGCAACGGCTGGGAGGTGGACGAGCTGCGCGTGGAGACCGGGCACCTCGATGAGGTGTTCCGCACCATCACCGCGGATTTTAACGAGGGCGCGCGCGCATGA
- a CDS encoding asparaginase: MAISRLAGHAALAVATRGVAVESIHYGSIAAVDSKGRLIAGAGDPAALTFTRSACKPLQILPLLAHDGVDRFAFTPEEIALMCASHSGEPKHLDAVLGILSKIRCSRRDLQCGVHVPLLYQALGGQPKSSEAFNALHHNCSGKHAGMLALARLLEAPIEDYLKVEHPVQQRILAAIASMADVPLSGIVVGIDGCSAPNAAIPLRALALAYARLAGGEGMYPEVRGAVFSAISSHPGMVSGSGRFDHALTQSGRGKWVSKGGAEGVEGIGIKNRGGWGIAIKIADGTPRALHVVTIEVLHQLGVLKSPLAKVLIPYRRVSLPNARGVETGEVMPVFKLG, from the coding sequence ATGGCGATTAGCCGGCTTGCGGGCCATGCCGCCTTGGCGGTGGCGACGCGCGGGGTGGCGGTCGAGAGCATCCACTACGGGTCGATTGCCGCGGTCGATTCCAAGGGCCGGCTCATCGCCGGCGCCGGAGACCCCGCGGCGTTGACGTTTACGCGCTCGGCCTGCAAACCGCTGCAAATACTGCCCTTGCTCGCCCATGATGGCGTAGATCGGTTTGCTTTCACGCCTGAGGAGATCGCGCTCATGTGCGCGAGCCATTCCGGCGAACCCAAGCATCTCGATGCGGTGCTTGGGATCCTCTCGAAGATCCGCTGCAGCCGGCGTGATCTCCAGTGCGGGGTGCATGTCCCGCTGCTGTATCAAGCGCTCGGCGGGCAGCCGAAGTCAAGTGAGGCATTTAACGCGCTCCACCATAACTGCTCCGGGAAGCATGCGGGGATGCTGGCGCTCGCCCGCTTGCTCGAGGCCCCGATCGAAGACTATCTCAAGGTCGAGCACCCAGTCCAACAGCGGATCTTGGCGGCTATCGCGAGCATGGCGGATGTGCCCCTGAGCGGCATCGTCGTCGGAATCGACGGCTGCAGTGCGCCCAACGCGGCCATCCCCCTGCGGGCGCTGGCGCTGGCCTATGCGCGGCTTGCGGGCGGGGAGGGGATGTACCCCGAAGTGCGCGGGGCCGTTTTCTCCGCCATCAGCTCCCACCCCGGCATGGTGTCCGGGAGCGGCCGGTTTGATCATGCATTGACCCAAAGTGGCCGCGGGAAGTGGGTGAGCAAAGGAGGGGCGGAAGGCGTCGAGGGAATCGGCATCAAGAATCGTGGCGGCTGGGGGATCGCCATCAAGATCGCGGACGGCACGCCACGCGCGCTGCACGTGGTCACGATCGAGGTCTTGCACCAGCTCGGGGTGCTGAAATCACCGCTTGCTAAGGTGCTCATCCCCTACCGCCGGGTGTCGCTTCCGAATGCGCGCGGGGTGGAAACCGGCGAGGTGATGCCGGTGTTTAAACTAGGCTAG
- a CDS encoding DUF1499 domain-containing protein — protein MSKILLSILIVLPLGLLAGALAGNRLPWLEPPGPWVRLMTYLGSNVARTDAASAFAEMRPRLYHGAPAEVFARALEAVTQLGWEVAREDRDRFRLDAVVTTRLWHFKDDLVVRMAPAEGQTAVHVESRSRVGRGDLGANTRHILDFYERLGQTR, from the coding sequence GTGTCCAAGATCCTACTGTCGATATTGATAGTCCTGCCGCTTGGGCTCCTGGCCGGCGCCCTGGCGGGAAACCGGTTGCCGTGGTTGGAACCGCCCGGTCCGTGGGTGAGGCTCATGACCTATCTCGGTTCCAACGTGGCGCGGACGGATGCGGCCAGCGCCTTCGCTGAGATGCGCCCGCGTCTCTATCACGGAGCACCTGCAGAGGTCTTTGCCAGGGCGCTGGAGGCGGTGACGCAACTCGGTTGGGAAGTTGCTCGGGAAGATCGAGACCGGTTTCGGCTCGATGCGGTCGTGACCACGCGCCTATGGCATTTCAAAGACGATCTCGTGGTGCGGATGGCGCCGGCGGAGGGGCAAACCGCTGTCCACGTCGAATCGCGCTCGCGGGTGGGCCGTGGCGATCTCGGCGCCAACACGCGCCATATTCTCGATTTCTACGAGCGGCTGGGCCAGACGCGTTGA